A single Natrinema pellirubrum DSM 15624 DNA region contains:
- a CDS encoding aminotransferase class I/II-fold pyridoxal phosphate-dependent enzyme has translation MADRGFDLEGRLDALEEHDLKRALSPVDRVAERGYFAEPSGGDLPVLDSAEALVFASNNYLGLTDDQRVQDAARQAAATVGTGAGASRLVTGDTLVHRDLERQLAETKGTERALAFSSGYAANVGTIAALEPDVVFSDELNHASIIDGCRLADTETVVYDHCDAADLRARLEERVERAAREGREPADESWLIVTDSVFSMDGTVAPLEAICDAAEEYGAWVMVDEAHATGLYADGGGVVQAEGLEDRVQIQLGTLSKALASQGGYVAGSSDLIECLCNDARSFVFSTGLAPPAAAAASEALHVARHGDARERLWENVAHLRDGLESMGFEVWGDSQILPVVVGDRRDAIALADGVRERDVVAPAIRPPTVPEGTSRIRVVPMATHDRDDIIACLEAFQAAGEEVGLL, from the coding sequence ATGGCCGACCGCGGGTTTGACCTCGAGGGGCGACTCGATGCCCTCGAGGAACACGATCTGAAGCGCGCCCTCTCGCCCGTCGACCGGGTCGCCGAGCGCGGCTACTTCGCCGAGCCCTCGGGCGGCGACCTCCCGGTCCTCGACAGTGCGGAGGCGCTGGTCTTCGCCTCGAACAACTACCTGGGCCTGACCGACGACCAGCGGGTTCAGGACGCGGCCCGGCAGGCGGCCGCGACCGTCGGCACCGGTGCCGGTGCGAGCCGGCTCGTTACCGGCGACACGCTGGTTCACCGGGACCTGGAACGCCAGCTCGCAGAGACCAAAGGGACCGAGCGCGCGCTGGCCTTTTCCTCGGGGTATGCCGCCAACGTCGGCACGATCGCCGCCCTCGAGCCGGACGTCGTCTTCTCCGACGAGCTGAACCACGCTAGTATCATCGACGGCTGCCGGCTCGCCGACACCGAGACGGTCGTCTACGACCACTGCGACGCCGCGGACCTGCGAGCGAGACTCGAGGAACGAGTCGAGCGTGCGGCTCGCGAGGGCCGGGAGCCGGCCGACGAGTCGTGGCTGATCGTCACCGATTCGGTGTTCAGCATGGACGGCACCGTCGCGCCGCTCGAGGCGATCTGTGACGCCGCCGAGGAGTACGGCGCATGGGTGATGGTCGACGAGGCCCACGCGACCGGCCTCTACGCCGACGGCGGCGGCGTCGTCCAGGCCGAAGGGCTCGAGGACCGCGTCCAGATCCAACTGGGGACGCTCTCGAAGGCGCTGGCGAGCCAGGGCGGCTACGTCGCCGGCAGCTCGGACCTGATCGAGTGTCTGTGCAACGACGCGCGGTCGTTCGTCTTCTCGACCGGCCTCGCGCCGCCGGCTGCCGCGGCGGCCAGTGAGGCGTTACACGTCGCCCGTCACGGCGACGCGCGCGAGCGCCTCTGGGAGAACGTCGCCCACCTCCGGGACGGCCTCGAGTCGATGGGGTTCGAGGTCTGGGGCGACTCCCAGATCCTCCCCGTCGTCGTCGGCGACCGGCGGGACGCGATCGCCCTCGCCGACGGGGTCCGTGAACGCGACGTCGTCGCACCGGCGATCCGACCGCCGACGGTCCCTGAGGGAACGAGCCGGATCCGCGTCGTTCCGATGGCTACACACGATCGAGACGACATCATCGCCTGCCTCGAGGCCTTTCAGGCCGCGGGCGAAGAGGTGGGGCTGCTATGA
- a CDS encoding competence/damage-inducible protein A, with translation MNVAIVTVGDEILAGSTTNTNASWLAARITERGSSVERVLTIPDDRDLIADTVARWSDAFDAVIVTGGIGGTPDDVTVEAVADGLEREFVVHGEIRERLVEKAAAFRDENPDLVEEYDLQLDIDAAASIPEGATPIVIDEGWAPGCIVENVYVFAGIPDEMQAMFEAVADEFQGDAVARTIYTPAPEGSLHEALEGVTERFDVAVGSYPRSDHRPGRIRVSSTDSETVDAAIEWLCERVETTEPPSEHE, from the coding sequence ATGAACGTCGCGATCGTTACCGTCGGCGACGAGATCCTCGCGGGGTCGACGACCAACACCAACGCGTCGTGGCTGGCAGCGCGGATCACCGAACGGGGCAGCAGCGTCGAGCGGGTCCTGACGATCCCCGACGACCGCGACCTGATCGCAGACACCGTCGCCCGCTGGAGCGACGCGTTCGACGCCGTGATCGTCACCGGCGGTATCGGCGGCACGCCCGACGACGTGACCGTCGAAGCCGTCGCCGACGGCCTGGAGCGGGAGTTCGTCGTCCACGGCGAGATCCGCGAGCGGCTGGTCGAGAAAGCCGCCGCGTTCCGCGACGAGAACCCCGACCTGGTCGAGGAGTACGACCTGCAACTCGATATCGACGCGGCGGCCTCGATCCCCGAGGGCGCGACGCCGATCGTCATCGACGAGGGATGGGCCCCCGGCTGTATCGTCGAGAACGTCTACGTCTTCGCGGGCATCCCCGACGAGATGCAGGCCATGTTCGAGGCCGTCGCCGACGAGTTTCAGGGCGACGCCGTCGCCCGGACGATCTACACGCCGGCCCCCGAGGGCTCGCTCCACGAGGCCCTCGAGGGCGTGACCGAGCGGTTCGACGTGGCGGTCGGCAGCTACCCGCGCAGCGATCATCGACCGGGACGGATCCGCGTCTCGAGTACCGATTCCGAGACGGTCGACGCGGCCATCGAGTGGCTGTGCGAGCGCGTCGAGACGACGGAGCCGCCGTCCGAACACGAGTGA
- a CDS encoding haloalkane dehalogenase, translating to MVVSISEEHFEDVPDFDYEPQYVDVGELDMAYVETGGSEGSGDAEETFLCLHGEPTWSFLYRKMIPTLAERGRVVVPDLIGCGRSDRYEDRDDYTVEMHYDALRTFVEELELTNIMLVCQDWGGLLGLALAANQSERFARLVPMNTGLPDGTQEMTDTWHAFAEMVATAEDLDIGELVANGCYRDLSEDVIDAYRAPFPDERYMAGARTFPGLVPQSPDDPGADLFADARDRLAAWEKPAFVLFATEDPITADNRDPLRGLLPTASDQPDVWIDEAAHFLQEDAGEEIADRIVDFVDRT from the coding sequence ATGGTTGTTAGTATCTCTGAGGAACACTTCGAGGACGTACCGGACTTCGACTACGAACCCCAGTACGTCGACGTCGGCGAGTTGGACATGGCGTACGTGGAAACGGGCGGCAGCGAGGGCAGCGGCGATGCCGAGGAGACCTTTCTCTGTCTGCACGGCGAGCCCACGTGGTCGTTTCTCTACCGCAAGATGATACCGACGCTGGCCGAGCGCGGCCGCGTCGTCGTTCCCGACCTGATCGGCTGTGGCCGCTCGGACCGGTACGAGGACCGCGACGACTACACCGTCGAGATGCACTACGACGCGCTCCGGACGTTCGTCGAGGAACTCGAGTTAACGAATATCATGTTGGTCTGTCAGGACTGGGGCGGCCTGCTCGGTCTCGCGCTCGCGGCCAACCAGTCCGAACGGTTCGCCCGCCTCGTGCCGATGAACACCGGCCTCCCCGACGGGACCCAGGAGATGACCGACACCTGGCACGCGTTCGCCGAGATGGTCGCCACCGCCGAGGACCTCGATATCGGCGAACTGGTCGCGAACGGCTGCTATCGAGACCTCTCCGAGGACGTGATCGACGCCTACCGCGCGCCGTTTCCCGACGAGCGATACATGGCCGGCGCGCGGACGTTCCCCGGCCTCGTCCCGCAGTCGCCCGACGATCCCGGCGCCGATCTGTTCGCCGACGCGCGGGACCGACTCGCGGCGTGGGAGAAACCCGCGTTCGTCCTGTTCGCGACGGAAGACCCGATCACCGCCGACAACCGCGATCCGCTACGCGGACTGCTCCCGACCGCGAGCGACCAGCCCGACGTCTGGATCGACGAGGCGGCGCACTTCCTGCAGGAAGACGCCGGCGAGGAGATCGCCGACCGCATCGTCGACTTCGTCGACCGGACCTGA
- a CDS encoding metal-dependent hydrolase, which yields MPSTVVHVAFAGLIGIALIGDEFDTRAILLVMGATALLDLDTLIGIVVPGTHRAALHNLWIVLLPAAALLWDGRRGKSIVRNRWGAYGHRLAWATLAALLFAHVLLDAFFNGVNLFWPVHNRFYDLSGELLVTDQRGLVQTFVELEGSGVAEETARGTTENTHYRTGVDPTRDEPATGVERIFPLAATSERFVLTVAGLTAVGVRILEDQRAD from the coding sequence GTGCCATCGACGGTCGTCCACGTCGCGTTCGCGGGACTGATCGGGATCGCCCTGATTGGCGACGAGTTCGACACGCGGGCGATCCTGCTCGTAATGGGTGCGACGGCCCTGCTCGACCTCGATACGCTGATCGGCATCGTCGTCCCGGGGACTCACCGCGCGGCGTTGCACAACCTCTGGATCGTCCTTCTCCCCGCCGCTGCCCTGCTATGGGACGGCCGTCGTGGGAAGTCGATCGTCCGGAATCGGTGGGGCGCGTACGGCCACCGCCTCGCGTGGGCGACTCTCGCCGCGTTGCTGTTCGCACACGTCCTGCTGGACGCCTTCTTCAACGGCGTCAACCTCTTCTGGCCGGTCCACAACCGGTTCTACGATCTCTCGGGCGAACTGCTCGTCACGGATCAACGCGGCCTCGTCCAGACGTTCGTCGAACTCGAGGGCAGCGGCGTCGCCGAGGAGACGGCGCGGGGCACGACCGAGAACACCCACTACCGGACTGGCGTCGACCCAACCCGGGACGAGCCCGCGACGGGGGTCGAGCGGATCTTCCCCCTCGCGGCGACGAGCGAACGGTTCGTCCTCACCGTCGCGGGGCTCACCGCGGTGGGCGTGCGGATCCTCGAGGACCAGCGGGCGGACTGA
- the bioB gene encoding biotin synthase BioB: MVYETGNETVDDALERVMAGERLDRTDGLALMAQPTDALAEAGAAVRDHFGDGTVDACSIVNAKAGNCAEDCGFCAQSVHFDTGIDTYGFLGPEKVLEAAKRAERDGAQRFGIVVAEKGVSKEHRPDEWEEVLESIRLVRDECDLEVDASLGILTEEEAAILAEEGINHYNHNIETSPNYFPEIVDSHSFEDRVQTLEVAKEAGMDLCAGVILGMGETPTDRVEAAIALQDIGISSLPVNVLNPVAGTPLAEQGVDITTEEIVKTVAVYKLLHPDSRVRLTGGREVNLEPDEQHLPLEAGADGILTGDYLTTEGQSPGDDIEIIERAGLEPNRGTNEFDPDEVKARHSGAADSSSETASTGAEPSDD; encoded by the coding sequence GTGGTTTACGAGACTGGAAACGAGACGGTCGACGACGCACTCGAGCGGGTCATGGCCGGCGAACGCCTCGATCGGACCGACGGGCTCGCGCTGATGGCCCAGCCGACCGACGCGCTCGCCGAGGCCGGTGCCGCCGTGCGGGATCACTTCGGCGACGGCACGGTCGACGCCTGCTCGATCGTCAACGCGAAGGCGGGCAACTGCGCGGAGGACTGTGGCTTCTGCGCGCAGTCGGTCCACTTCGACACCGGTATCGACACCTACGGCTTCCTCGGGCCCGAGAAGGTCCTCGAGGCCGCAAAGCGGGCCGAACGCGACGGTGCCCAGCGCTTCGGCATCGTCGTCGCCGAGAAGGGGGTCTCGAAGGAACACCGCCCCGACGAGTGGGAAGAGGTCCTCGAGTCGATCCGCCTCGTCCGCGACGAGTGCGACCTCGAGGTCGACGCTTCCCTCGGGATACTCACCGAGGAGGAGGCCGCGATCCTCGCCGAGGAGGGGATCAACCACTACAATCACAACATCGAGACCTCCCCGAACTACTTCCCCGAGATCGTCGATTCCCACAGCTTCGAGGATCGGGTACAGACCCTCGAGGTCGCCAAGGAGGCCGGGATGGACCTCTGTGCGGGCGTGATACTCGGGATGGGCGAGACGCCGACAGACCGCGTCGAGGCCGCGATCGCCCTGCAGGACATCGGGATCTCCTCGCTGCCAGTCAACGTCCTCAACCCGGTCGCGGGGACGCCGCTGGCCGAGCAGGGGGTCGACATCACGACCGAAGAGATCGTCAAGACGGTCGCGGTCTACAAACTGCTGCATCCCGACTCGCGGGTCCGCCTGACCGGCGGCCGCGAGGTCAACCTCGAGCCCGACGAGCAGCACCTGCCGCTCGAGGCCGGCGCGGACGGCATCCTGACTGGCGACTACCTCACGACGGAGGGGCAATCCCCCGGCGACGACATCGAGATCATCGAGCGTGCGGGACTCGAGCCCAACCGGGGAACCAACGAGTTCGACCCCGACGAAGTCAAGGCCCGCCACAGCGGGGCCGCCGACTCCTCGAGTGAAACGGCGAGTACGGGCGCGGAACCGAGCGACGACTAA
- a CDS encoding helix-turn-helix domain-containing protein, producing MSGRGPKRELAEKIAGEITLSDDPGATLRKWRTDFDVSQTDLATELEVSSSVISDYESGRRESPGIGVVGRLVEGLLAIDERRGGERIRQYGRVLSAGFESDVVYDLREYATSIPLERLHDDLEATEVASSGTDRVSGHTVIDSIEAITRLSSEEFFRLYGQSTNRVLVFTNVTQGEGVGIALRVVNPTPNAVILHGLEEDDLWDHAKELARIDGYSLAVTNAELDGVLDSLVSIE from the coding sequence ATGAGCGGACGCGGACCCAAACGGGAACTCGCGGAGAAGATCGCCGGCGAGATCACGCTGAGCGACGACCCCGGCGCGACCCTGCGCAAGTGGCGCACCGATTTCGACGTCTCCCAGACCGATCTGGCGACCGAACTCGAGGTCTCCTCCTCGGTCATCTCCGACTACGAGAGCGGCCGCCGGGAGAGCCCCGGCATCGGCGTCGTCGGCCGACTCGTCGAGGGACTGCTCGCGATCGACGAGCGCCGCGGCGGCGAGCGTATCCGACAGTACGGTCGAGTCCTCTCGGCAGGATTCGAGAGCGACGTCGTCTACGATCTCCGGGAGTACGCCACCTCGATCCCCCTCGAGCGGCTGCACGACGACCTCGAGGCGACGGAGGTCGCCTCGAGCGGCACCGACCGGGTCAGCGGCCACACCGTCATCGACAGCATCGAGGCGATCACCCGGCTCTCGAGCGAGGAGTTCTTTCGGCTCTACGGCCAGAGTACGAACCGCGTTCTCGTCTTTACGAACGTCACGCAGGGCGAGGGCGTCGGGATCGCCCTGCGAGTGGTCAACCCGACGCCGAACGCCGTCATCCTCCATGGCCTCGAGGAGGACGATCTCTGGGATCACGCGAAGGAACTCGCCCGCATCGACGGCTACTCGCTGGCCGTGACGAACGCGGAACTGGACGGCGTCCTCGACAGTCTGGTTTCGATCGAATAG
- a CDS encoding replication factor C large subunit: MTDWTEKYRPTTLSEVRGNNKARDQLEEWAETWDDHRESVIVHGSPGVGKTSAAHALANDMGWPVMELNASDSRGADVIEKIAGEASKSGTLTAGESGRRLVILDEADNFHGNADYGGSREVTRVVKDANQPIVLVANEFYEMSQSLRNACETIEFRDVSKRSIVPVLRDVCRREGIEFEEEALEKIAESTSGDLRSAVNDLQAVAEEAERLTVDDVVTSERDTTEGIFDFLDELIKEKDAEGALRASYDVDETPDDLLNWIEDNVPKDYAGAELADAYEFLSNADRWLGRVRATQDYSYWRYATDNMTAGVAASRRGEKGGWTRYGPPSYWSKLGRTKGTRNTRDSIAERIAEREGASVATVRREILPFLSAMTHHCKNRDLTVRMAAAYDLEESEVSFITGSGKDTNKVQSIVEDAEERRAELAVEHSGDAFFEAERSSGDATAEADADADDGENQRTLAASDAEDGSEQAGSEGGDDTATVDEPDDDQSGLSDFM, from the coding sequence ATGACCGACTGGACGGAGAAGTACCGCCCGACGACGCTGTCGGAGGTACGCGGCAACAACAAGGCCCGCGACCAGTTAGAGGAGTGGGCCGAGACGTGGGACGACCACCGCGAGTCGGTGATCGTCCACGGCAGTCCCGGCGTGGGGAAGACCTCCGCCGCCCACGCGCTGGCCAACGACATGGGGTGGCCGGTGATGGAACTCAACGCCAGCGACAGCCGGGGGGCCGACGTCATCGAGAAGATCGCGGGCGAGGCGTCCAAGAGCGGCACCCTCACTGCCGGCGAGTCGGGACGACGGCTGGTCATCTTAGACGAGGCGGACAACTTCCACGGCAACGCCGACTACGGCGGCTCGCGGGAGGTCACCCGCGTCGTCAAGGACGCCAATCAGCCGATCGTCCTCGTGGCCAACGAGTTCTACGAGATGAGCCAGTCGCTTCGCAACGCCTGCGAGACCATCGAGTTCCGCGACGTCTCGAAACGGTCGATCGTCCCCGTCCTGCGGGACGTCTGCCGGCGGGAGGGCATCGAGTTCGAGGAGGAGGCCTTGGAGAAGATCGCGGAGTCGACCAGCGGTGACCTGCGCTCGGCGGTCAACGACCTCCAGGCGGTCGCCGAGGAGGCAGAGCGCCTGACCGTCGACGACGTGGTGACCAGCGAACGCGACACGACCGAGGGGATCTTCGACTTCCTCGACGAACTCATCAAGGAGAAAGACGCCGAGGGCGCGCTGCGAGCCTCTTACGACGTCGACGAGACGCCAGACGACCTGCTTAACTGGATCGAGGACAACGTCCCGAAGGACTACGCAGGCGCGGAACTGGCCGACGCCTACGAGTTCCTCTCGAACGCCGACCGCTGGCTCGGACGGGTACGCGCGACCCAGGACTACTCCTACTGGCGCTACGCGACGGACAACATGACCGCCGGCGTCGCCGCCTCCCGCCGAGGCGAAAAGGGTGGCTGGACCCGCTACGGGCCGCCCAGCTACTGGTCGAAGCTCGGCCGGACGAAGGGGACCCGGAACACCCGCGATTCGATCGCCGAGCGCATCGCCGAGCGGGAGGGAGCAAGCGTCGCCACCGTCCGTCGGGAGATCCTCCCGTTCCTCTCGGCGATGACCCACCACTGCAAGAACCGCGACCTGACCGTCCGGATGGCCGCTGCCTACGACCTCGAGGAGTCGGAGGTCTCCTTTATCACCGGCAGCGGGAAAGACACCAACAAGGTCCAGTCGATCGTCGAGGACGCAGAGGAACGCAGGGCCGAACTGGCCGTCGAACACTCCGGCGACGCCTTCTTCGAGGCCGAGCGCTCGAGCGGGGACGCGACGGCGGAGGCCGACGCCGACGCCGACGACGGCGAGAACCAGCGGACCCTCGCGGCGTCGGACGCCGAGGACGGGAGCGAGCAGGCCGGCTCCGAGGGCGGCGACGACACGGCGACGGTCGACGAACCCGACGACGATCAGTCGGGACTGAGCGACTTCATGTGA
- a CDS encoding hemolysin family protein produces MVDLVFSVGRLLFAFFLVFLNGFFVAAEFAYVRIRPTQIDALVDEGRRSAKLLQEAEENLDDYLATTQLGITIASLGLGWVGEPAIASLLEPVLGPVLPAGTLHLVSIAIGFSVITFLHVVFGELAPKTLAIADAERIALLVAAPMKVFYYIFIPGIIVFNGTANFFTRLLGVPPASEREESHSEEEILQIVAKSGEQGVVDTDEVEMIESVFDLGDTVAREVMIPRPDVVTVRADMPLSELRGVAAGGNYTRYPVVDEDADDPVVGFVHAKDILQAIESVDEEDATADEPTARDLVRDALIVPETRRIDGILAEFRRQDAQLAVVIDEWGAFEGILTVEDVIEEVVGDIRDEFDAPDAEASIDELPDGRYAVDGGVTLETANETLGTDLEGEAFDTVGGLVLSRLGRAPEVGDSIAVDGYEVTVEETEGTRISRVIVEATAPAEESAG; encoded by the coding sequence ATGGTAGACCTCGTCTTCTCGGTCGGACGGCTCCTCTTTGCGTTCTTTCTGGTCTTTCTGAACGGCTTTTTCGTCGCGGCCGAGTTCGCCTACGTCCGGATTCGCCCGACCCAGATCGACGCCCTCGTCGATGAGGGACGCCGGTCGGCGAAACTCCTGCAGGAGGCCGAGGAGAACCTCGACGACTACCTCGCGACGACCCAGCTTGGCATCACGATCGCCTCGCTGGGGCTCGGGTGGGTCGGCGAACCTGCGATCGCCTCGCTGCTCGAGCCCGTGCTGGGGCCGGTCCTGCCGGCCGGAACGTTGCATCTCGTCTCGATCGCGATCGGCTTCAGCGTCATTACCTTCCTGCACGTCGTCTTCGGGGAACTCGCGCCGAAGACGCTGGCCATCGCCGACGCAGAACGCATCGCCTTGCTGGTCGCCGCGCCGATGAAGGTCTTTTACTACATCTTCATCCCGGGAATCATCGTGTTCAACGGGACGGCGAACTTCTTCACGCGCCTGCTCGGCGTTCCGCCGGCCTCGGAGCGCGAGGAAAGCCACAGCGAGGAGGAGATCCTACAGATCGTCGCCAAGTCCGGCGAGCAGGGCGTCGTCGACACGGACGAGGTCGAGATGATCGAATCGGTGTTCGACCTCGGCGACACCGTCGCCCGCGAGGTGATGATTCCCCGACCGGACGTCGTCACCGTCCGCGCCGACATGCCCCTCTCGGAACTCCGCGGGGTCGCCGCCGGCGGGAACTACACTCGCTACCCAGTCGTCGACGAGGACGCCGACGACCCGGTCGTCGGATTCGTCCACGCCAAAGACATCCTCCAGGCCATCGAATCCGTCGACGAGGAGGACGCGACGGCGGACGAACCGACCGCGCGCGACCTCGTGCGGGACGCCCTCATCGTCCCCGAAACGCGCCGGATCGACGGGATCCTCGCGGAGTTTCGCCGGCAGGACGCCCAGTTGGCCGTCGTCATCGACGAGTGGGGTGCCTTCGAGGGGATCCTGACGGTCGAGGACGTAATCGAGGAGGTCGTCGGCGATATCCGCGACGAGTTCGACGCCCCCGACGCGGAAGCGTCGATCGACGAACTCCCCGACGGCCGTTATGCCGTCGATGGCGGCGTCACGCTCGAGACGGCCAACGAAACGCTGGGGACCGACCTCGAGGGCGAGGCGTTCGACACCGTCGGCGGCCTGGTCCTGAGCCGCCTCGGCCGCGCGCCCGAGGTTGGCGATTCGATCGCAGTCGACGGCTACGAGGTGACCGTCGAGGAAACCGAGGGGACGCGGATCTCGCGGGTGATCGTCGAGGCGACCGCACCGGCCGAAGAGTCGGCGGGCTGA
- a CDS encoding ABC1 kinase family protein produces the protein MKGYYLRYLQVLVRFLPIAVAFLRDRRRFLVFGPPRRVAEATHRERARQLTETMVDLGPAFIKIGQVLSTRPDLVPPIYVEEFASLQDEIPEDAGGDPLTVVESELGDDLDLETLEPVAGGSLAFVYTVDYDGDRIALKVRRPGLEPMIERDLRVVRGLVPLLRAVADEDQRYSIENVADDFEAIVLEELDFEREAEIMRTIADNFADDDRVRIPATYDALCSDRIVAMEYIEGTKITDEDALAEAGRDRTEMATLLARTYLKMGLIDGVFHADPHPGNLAVTADGRLVIYDYGMSRRLTEAEQEDITSLYRHLVRRDIDGLLNTLIALEVLDQSVDRAAVRQVLELVIENLEGRSEITWRQIITELFSTLQEFPFRIPPNVMLLVRVGTVGEGVCRSLDPEFDFIAATRSFLVDHGFIESEVDALLADVRTDLRESAPVLTRAPARFDAVFGQLERGELVVKTEPVEPSDGGDPAVGYAVIAGSLLLASAVLTFHPEPLEVGSAVLALVFLRQYVRHRRTG, from the coding sequence ATGAAGGGGTACTATCTCCGATACCTGCAGGTCCTCGTTCGGTTCCTCCCGATCGCGGTCGCCTTTCTCCGGGACCGCCGGCGGTTCCTCGTGTTCGGACCGCCCAGACGGGTCGCCGAGGCCACCCACCGGGAGCGTGCCCGGCAGTTGACCGAGACGATGGTCGATCTCGGACCGGCGTTTATCAAGATCGGCCAGGTGCTGTCGACCCGTCCCGATCTCGTGCCGCCGATCTATGTCGAGGAGTTCGCGTCGCTGCAAGACGAGATCCCCGAAGACGCCGGCGGCGATCCGCTGACCGTCGTCGAATCGGAACTCGGCGACGACCTCGATCTCGAGACGCTCGAGCCGGTCGCCGGAGGGTCGCTGGCGTTCGTCTACACCGTCGACTACGATGGCGACCGGATCGCGCTGAAGGTCCGCCGGCCCGGCCTCGAGCCGATGATCGAGCGGGACCTGCGCGTCGTTAGGGGGCTCGTCCCGCTGCTTCGGGCCGTCGCCGACGAGGACCAGCGCTACTCGATCGAGAACGTCGCCGACGACTTCGAGGCGATCGTCCTCGAGGAACTGGATTTCGAACGCGAGGCCGAGATCATGCGGACGATCGCGGACAATTTCGCCGACGACGACCGGGTCCGCATTCCGGCGACCTACGACGCCCTCTGCTCGGACCGGATCGTCGCGATGGAGTACATCGAGGGGACGAAGATCACCGACGAGGACGCGCTCGCGGAAGCCGGACGCGACCGGACCGAGATGGCCACGCTGCTGGCCCGCACGTATCTGAAGATGGGGCTGATCGACGGCGTGTTCCACGCCGATCCACATCCCGGCAACCTCGCGGTGACGGCGGACGGCCGGCTCGTCATCTACGATTATGGCATGAGTCGGCGACTCACCGAGGCCGAACAGGAAGACATCACGAGCCTCTACCGGCACCTGGTCCGCCGCGACATCGACGGCCTGCTGAACACACTGATCGCACTCGAGGTGTTAGATCAGTCGGTCGACCGGGCCGCGGTCAGGCAGGTCCTCGAACTGGTGATCGAGAACCTCGAGGGCCGGTCGGAGATAACCTGGCGGCAGATCATTACCGAACTGTTCTCGACGCTTCAGGAGTTCCCGTTCCGGATCCCGCCGAACGTCATGTTGCTCGTCCGGGTCGGCACGGTCGGCGAGGGCGTCTGCCGGAGCCTCGATCCGGAGTTCGACTTCATCGCGGCCACGCGCTCGTTCCTCGTCGACCACGGGTTCATCGAGAGCGAGGTCGACGCGCTGCTTGCGGACGTCCGGACCGACCTCCGCGAGTCGGCCCCCGTCCTGACGCGGGCCCCGGCGCGGTTCGATGCCGTCTTCGGCCAACTCGAGCGCGGCGAACTGGTCGTCAAGACCGAGCCGGTCGAGCCCAGCGACGGCGGTGATCCGGCCGTCGGGTACGCCGTCATCGCCGGGTCCCTGTTGCTCGCGAGCGCCGTCTTGACGTTCCATCCGGAGCCGCTCGAGGTCGGAAGCGCCGTTCTCGCGCTCGTCTTTCTCCGGCAGTACGTTCGCCACCGCCGAACGGGGTAG
- the bioD gene encoding dethiobiotin synthase — MTRPLAVVGTGTGVGKTVVTAGLTRLLREDGHEARAIKPAQTGHPPDDDAGFVAAACDDPDAATCPRFLEPALAPRVAAEVADEDLAYEPIREACEREIDVTPVPIVEGIGGLRVPLAGDTEVIDLVDDLDAAAIVVTRSGLGTLNHTALSIDALEDRGIDVRGVVVNEYAGETLAERTNPDELERMTGHAVETVPPLEDETATPQELAAGVCDALSPAFRDRLPVDD; from the coding sequence ATGACCCGGCCACTCGCCGTCGTCGGCACCGGCACCGGCGTCGGAAAGACGGTCGTCACGGCCGGCCTCACCCGGCTGCTCCGGGAGGACGGACACGAGGCGAGGGCGATCAAGCCCGCCCAGACTGGCCACCCGCCCGACGACGACGCCGGGTTCGTCGCCGCGGCCTGTGACGACCCCGACGCCGCCACCTGTCCGCGCTTTCTCGAGCCGGCGCTGGCCCCGCGAGTCGCGGCCGAAGTCGCCGACGAGGACCTCGCATACGAGCCGATCCGCGAGGCCTGCGAGCGCGAGATCGACGTGACGCCGGTCCCGATCGTCGAGGGGATCGGCGGGCTCCGGGTGCCGCTGGCCGGCGACACGGAAGTGATCGACCTCGTCGACGACCTCGACGCGGCGGCGATCGTCGTCACGCGCTCGGGACTGGGCACGCTCAACCACACCGCGCTCTCGATCGACGCCCTCGAGGACCGCGGGATCGACGTCCGCGGCGTCGTCGTCAACGAGTACGCGGGCGAGACGCTCGCCGAGCGGACGAACCCCGACGAATTAGAGCGGATGACGGGCCACGCGGTCGAGACGGTGCCGCCGCTCGAGGACGAAACCGCGACCCCGCAGGAACTCGCAGCCGGCGTCTGCGATGCGCTGTCACCGGCGTTTCGCGACCGGCTCCCCGTCGACGACTGA